From Saccharibacillus brassicae:
CGACGACCGTATACGGCGCGTTCGGCGGAAGCTCCGGCCGGCCGTAGGCGTGCGGCCACTCGTCGATCGGCAGCACTTCGAACGGATGGCTGTGCTGCCAGGACGACGGCAGCCTGAAATGATGCGTCCCGCCGCGCACGACGACGTAATTGCGGCCGTGATTGCTTTTCACGTCCAGCACTTCGGCGGCGTAATACCCGCTCGAAGCGGTGAGGTACCGTCCGCATTCAAACAGCAGCGTCGTCTCCGGCGGCAGCGCCTGCTCCAGCACGGAAGCCAGTCCGCCGGCGAACAGCGCGCCGTCGAACTGCCGTTCGAGCTGCGCGTAATGGACGCCGATGCCGCCTCCGGCATTGAGATACCGCAGCGGATAGCCGTACCGCTGCGCCCATTCCTGCGCGAAGCGGCAGTAATAGTCCACCAGCTTCACATGCTGCTCCGCGTCCAGATTATTGGACAGGGAATGGAAATGCAGCCCTTCCACCCGAATATGCGTCAGCTTCGGAAGCTGCTCCATGACGTGCGGAAGCAGGCTTTCGTCGATTCCGAATTGGGTCGGGCGTCCGCCCATCGCAAGCGTCGCCTGCGGCAGCGGACCTTTGAGGTTGATGCGCAGCAGCACGGACACGGCCGCGCCGCGGCGGCCGGCCAGATCGTCCAGCTTGCGCAGCTCATGCAGGCTCTCGACGTGAATAAGCCGTACGCCATGCCGGATCGCGCCTTCCAGTTCGGCTTCCGTCTTGCCGGGTCCCCCGAACAGGATCGGGATGTCCGCGGACACTTCCCGCACTTTCTCGACTTCTCCCAACGAAGCGACTTCGAAGCCGTGCACAACAGGAGCAAGAGCGCGCAGCACTTCCTGTTCGGAATTCGCTTTGATCGCATAGAACAGCTCGGTCCGGGCAGGCAGCCGGCGAACCAGATCGCCGACATGCTCCGCCAACCGGTCGAGATCGCGCACATAAGCGCACAGCGGTTCGCCGGGCCGCTTCAGTTCGCGCACGCAGGCGCGCACGCGGGCATCCGACCGCTGCTGCGCCGACGAATCGCGGGCCGCCGTTTGTTCCGGATTGCGCGACTCCGCCTCCCGTCGTTGCGCATCCGACGTTTCCATGTCCCGTGGTTCCGCCTCCCGTCGTTCCACATTTCGTCGTTCCGTTCGTCGTTCCGTATCCCGCTGCCCCGTATCCCGTTGTTTTACATCCATAACCGCGTCCCTTTGCCCTGCGCGAGCGCCCGCTTGTACACTTCCGCCGCGCTGGAGATGTCTTCGATCGCCATCCCCATCGGGTTCAGCACGATGATCTCGTCTGCATGTTCGCGGCCGGGCTTGTCGCCCGCGACGATCTCGCCCAATTCGGCGTGCAGCCGTTCGCGGGAAAAAGAACCTTCCTGCACGAGCTGATGCAGCGTTTTTTTCTCCCGATTCGCTTGATCCCAATCGTCCACGACCACTTTGTCGGCTCCGAGGAAAACGTCTTTGTGCAAATCCATGATCGAGATATTGCTGATGAACGTGCCTCTGGATATCCAGGCGTACGGAATATGCGGGCTTGAAGCGACCGTGGCCGTAATCAGCACTTCGGCTGCCCGGACGGCACGCTCGGACGTTTCCGCTATTTCGATCGTCACCTGCGGGAAACGAAGCCCGATCTCCGCCGCCAACCGGCTCGAAGCTTCGGCGTTCAGGTCGAACAGGTACAGCTTGCCGATCGTTTCGAACTGCTCCAGCAGCGAGACGATCTGCATTTTGGCGATTACGCCGCAGCCGATCACGCTAACGGTACCGAAGCCCGGCCTGGCCAAATGTTTGGCTCCGATCACCGTGACGGCCGCCGTGCGCATGCCGCTGATCAGGCTGCCTTCCAGGACGGCGACCGGGTAATTGCTGTCCGGATCATTGAGAATGATCAGGGCGCTGGCCCGCTCTTTGTCCCGTTTCTGCGGATTGTCGTGCTTGCTGCCGATCCATTTCAGTCCGCTCATGGCGACGTCGCCGCCGACGTGGGCGGGCATGGCGATAATCCGGTCGGCGATATGTCCATTCTCTTCGTCGACGCGCAAATAAGGCTTTAAAGGCTGTACCGTTTCTTGGCGGGCATGCAGCTCCAGCGCCCGGGTAACGGCTGTGACATAAAGATCGGAGCGAAGCCCTTCAAGGTCTTCGATATCCTGTTTGCTCAAAAAGAGCAGGCTGTGCGTTTGAACGACGCTCATGTGCGGTTCCCCCTTGTGATTTCTATGAATATTCGGTCGGCTGTCGGCTCATGGATTCAGTTGACGGCTTCGGCGGAAGCGATCCGGCCTCCCGGCAGGTTCTCCACCCAGCGTTCGTTATACACGCTGTCCAGATACCGCTCTCCGCGGTCCGGCAGCAGCGTCACGACGTTGGCCGAAGGCGCAAGCGTAGGCACAAGCTTCTCGAGCGCGGCAATAAGCGAACCGGACGAGCCGCCGGCAAAGATGCCTTCCCGATCCAGCAGCTTGTAGCAGCCGCGGACCGATTCCCGGTCGTCCACATGGATGACCTGATCGATCTCGGCCGGATGCAGCAGCTCGGGAACGCGATTCGCCCCGATTCCCGGAAGCTCCCTCGGTCCGGACGGCGTGCCGAAAATAACGGAACCGACCGCGTCGACCGCCACGATCTTGGCGTGCGGATTGGCTTCCTTGACCCGGCGCGAGATGCCGAGCAGGCTGCCGGTCGTGCTGACCGCGCACACCAGCACGTCGATCCGCCCGCGCATCTGCTCGACGATTTCCGCGCCGGCGCCGTGATAATGCGCCTGCCAATTCAGCGGATTGGCGTATTGATTCACCCAATACGCGTTCGCATCGCGGGCGGACAGCTCCTGCACCCGCCGAATCCGCGATTGCAGATAGCTTCCGTACGCATCGGCTTCCGTCACCCGATCGATATTCGCGCCGAGACATTCGATCAGGCGCAGATTGGTGGACGTGATTTTCGGATCGACCACGCACGTAAACTTCAGGCCGTATTTTTTGCACATGAGCGCCAGCCCGATCCCAAAATTGCCCGAAGTGCTCTCGATGACGTGGGTATGGGGCTTGATCGTTCCGTCGCGCAGCCCGTGCTCGATAATGTACTGCGCAGAGCGGTCTTTCATGCTTCCGCCGGGGTTCATCAATTCCAGCTTCGCGTAGACGGACGCTCCCCGTTCGCCGAACAGGGACTTCAACCGAACCAGCGGAGTATGGCCGATACAATCGATAATAGAATCCGCGACACCGGGCGATTGACCTTGCGCTTGCACGGCATTTCGTTCCATGAATACGCACCCGCTTTCCAAATCGAATAGGTATCCGCAGGCTTTACATGATAATGATTATCAATATCACCTCGGATACAGCCCCTATTATGCTATCGCTTTTTTCCCGCTGTCAACCGTGAAATATCGTGCATGTATTTGTAAAAAAGCTTAATTGACAATGATAATCATTATTGATAATCTGGTTGAACTTGGATTTTAAGTTGCCAAAATCGGGGAGGTGAATCGCTTGCATGAAGTCTTCGCCCGCCTGGAATAACAGCCTGCGCCTCTTGTCGGGCGGACGTTTTCTGTCCAGCGCGGGATTGACCGGGATCAGCCCGTTCATTCCGTATTACCTGGAAGAAATGAACGCGGGCACCCCGCAGGAAGTGCTGCTGTGGACCGGACTGTCGGTGTCGGCACCCGCTCTGTCGTATGCGCTGCTGACTCCTGTATGGGGCAAAATCGGTGATCGATGGAGCCGGAAATGGATGGTGGTGCGGGCGCTGGTCGGGCTCGCTCTCAGCATGATGTTGATGGGGTTCGCCCAGACTCCGTTCCAATTTTTCCTGTTCCGTCTCTGTCAGGGCGCGTTCGGCGGCATTTCGGATGCCAGCAGCGCTTTTGTCGGGTCGCATGCTCCGGCCGATCGGCGGGGCTCGGCGCTGGGGACGCTTGAACGCGCTTCGGCGGCCGGACTGCTTGCCGGGCCTCTGCTCGGCAGTCTGTGCGTCCATTTATGGGGCAGCCGCCCGCTGCTGTTCCTCACCGCGGCTCTGACGCTGGCTTTTGCGCTGCTGGCCGCCTGGAAGCTGGGCGACGCGCAGCAAAGCGATCGTCAGGTTGACTCTTCGCAGGTATCGCGGCCGCCGGCCCTATCGGCGCAAACCGACGGCCGCGGCGGGATCGGGCATGCGTTTCGCTCCCTTCTGTCTCACCCAATGATCGGCCGCCTCGTGCTGGCCGGCATTCTGTTCAAGCTGGTCGATTTTGCGACGTTCACGATGTTCACGCCTTACGTTCGGGAACTGATTCCGTCCGACGATGCCGTCTTGTTCGTCGGCCTGCTGCTGGCGATGTCGTCTGTCGGCGAGCTGCTCGGCTCTTCCTGGTGGGGCAAACGCAACGACCGCCGGCCGCCCGAGCGCAATCTCAAGCTCGCCGGGCTGCTGTGCGGCGTATGCGTTCTGGCACATGCTGTTCCGCTGGGCGTGGCTTGGCTGATCGTCGTTCGCCTGCTGCAGGGGTTTGCTTACAGCGCACTGCTGCAGACCGTCATGCTTCAAGTGCTCGACTCTTCGAGCGATCGCGACCGCGGCGTGCGGATCGGCGCGACGAACAGCCTGTTGATGGCCGGCCAGCTGATCGGGCCGATGCTCGGCGTGCGGATCGGCGGCTTATGGGGCCTGTCTTCGGTCTACGTCGTGATGGGCCTGGTCATGCTATCCGCCCTGTTCCTGATCCCGCGGAGCTCGGCGGCCGCCAAAAAAGCCGCCGAACGGCTGCCGCTCCAATCTACGAAGAAAGGGTGAATTCTTATCGATATTCAACATACAGACGCCGCATATGCCGCGTCCGGCCCGCTTGTCCGCCCCGAATCCGCGGGGACCGGCGAAGCCGCTTCCGCCTTGGCGCAGCGCGAGACGCTAACCCGGATTCTCAATGCCTATTTGCGCGAAACGGGGCAGACCGATCCCTTCATCGACGACCCTTCCCTGCCGGGTCTGTCGCTTGCGGCCTTGCTGCCCGCTACCGGGCAGCGCATCTACGGCACGCTGCGGCATCGTTCCGATGCCGGCCATCATGAATACGGCGATCGGCTGTACGGGATCGAGATCGAAGCGCGGCCGGTCGACGACTGGCAGCCGCTTGCTTTCGAGCAGGTCATCGAGCGGCTGCTGAGCGAGATTGCGGCGGCCGCGCAGCTTGGCCCGAATGCGCTGGGTCCCGTTTCGGCCGACTTGAAGCGGAGACAACTGGAAGAGGCGATCGGCAACAGCCTGCATCGCATGACCGCGTATCTGCGGCATGCGTCGCCTGCCGGCGCTCCGGCCGCGCTCGATTTCCGCCGCGCCGAGCAGTCGCTTCTGTGCGGCCATCCGTTTCATCCCACGCCCAAAAGTCTGGAAGGCTTCAGCCCTTCCGATTCGCTCGCGTATTCGCCGGAATACGGCGTCGACTTCGCGCTGCACGGCTTCGCCGCCGCCCCGGAACTGATCGCCGAAGACTGGCTCGAAGCCGGCGGCGGCGATCCCGACGCGGCGTGGGTTCCCGCCGAAATGCGGGAAGCCGCTTCTCGGCTGCTGCCGCCGCGGGGCAGGCCGTACCGGATTCTTCCCTGCCATCCTTGGCAGGCCCGCTATCTTCGCTCGCTCGACAGCGTGCAGCGGCTGCTGGCCGCGGGCGACCTTGTCGATCTGGGCCCGATCGGCCCGCGGGTCGTGCCCACTTCTTCGGTCCGAACCGTATGGAACCCGACAGAACAATGCTTCTACAAGCTGTCGCTGCATATTCGCATCACCAATTTTATACGCGAGAACAGCGAAGAACAGCTGCTTCGCACGCTGGACGCTTCCCGGATCGCGGCTGCCGTGCAGCGGGAGAACGATTCCCCGCGGTTTGGTCTCCTGCTGGAGACCGGCTACCGGACGCTGTCGCTTCCGGATACGGAAGCGGCCGAGCGGGAGACGCTCATGTCCGGCTTTTCGATGATCGTGCGCGAAGCGCCGGATCTGTCGGACTCTTCACGCAGCGTACCGTACGTGCTGGCTTCGCTGCTGGAAGTGCTGCCCGGCGAAGCGGAGCCGCTGCTGTTCCGCGCCGTGCGCGAAAACCGGCGCAGCACAAGCGGCCCGGGCAGCCCGAACACGCCGGACGCCTCTGGACGCGATCAGCCGGCCGATCAGCCGGCAGGCCGCTCCGGCACGGAAAGCGACCGGAACCACGCGAGCGGCTGGAGCGGCTGGATCGGCTGGTTCCGCGACTATGCGGATGTGTCGATCGTACCGATCCTCCGGCTGTATGCCCGGTTCGGCATCAGCCTGGAAGCGCATGTGCAAAATTCGATGCTGCGCCTCGAAAACGGCCGGCCTTCGGCGCTGCTCGTGCGCGACCTGGAAGGCATCAGCGTCGATCGCACCCTTGCGCAGAGCCACGGCTGGATCGGCACGCTGGTCCGCGCGGACAGCCCCGTCCTGTACTCGGGCGAAGAAGCGCTGCACCGATTGAAATATTACTTTTTCGTCAATCATCTCAGTCACGTGGTGCAGCGGCTCGCTTATTATTCCGGGCAGGCGGAGCCTCTCTTCTGGACCGTCGTGCGGCAGACGCTTGCGACGCTGGCCGAAGACCCTTCGGACGCGCGGCTTCGCGCCGTCGCACACGACCTGTTGACGTCGCCGACGCTGCCGGCCAAAGCCAATCTGCTCAGCCGCTTCCACCAGCGCGGCGAGACGCCGCTGTACGTCGATATCCCGAACCCGATCCTTCCGAAAAAAAGATAAGCAAAAAGCCTGTTCCGTGGAGGAACAGGCTTTTTGCTTATACTCAACCGGCTTGCGGGACGGTTAATCCGACGAACTCATTCCCGCTCCGATCAGATCGTGAATTTTGAAATCGAATCTTTCAATTCGTTCGAAGCGTTGCTGAGCTTGGCCGACAGTTCGACCAACCGCACGCCGACATTCTGCTGCTCGCTGCTGAGCGAAGCGACTTCTTCCGACGTGGCGGAAGACTGCTCGGCGACGGCGCTGACGCTCGTCATCGCTTCGGCCATCGTCTTCTGGGCACTGCCCAGTTCGCCGATCGACGCTGTTACGCCGTCCAGCTTGCCGGAGAACTGCTGCATCTGATCCTGCACCGAGTCGAAGATGCCGCTCGTCTGCTTCACGGACTGCACCTGCTCCTGGAACATCGGGTAGACGGTCGACAGCGTACGCACCGTCTCGTCCATCTCGGACTGGATATTGTCGGTAATCTCGCCGACCATGTCGATCGATTCGCGCGAACGGCTGGCCAACTGCCGGATTTCGCCGGCGACGACCATGAAGCCCTGCCCCGCCGCTCCCGCGCGGGCCGCTTCGATCGTCGCGTTCAGCGACAGAATATTGGTCTGCTTCGTAATGTTCTGCATGACGTCGAGCACTTTCATGACCGAAGCCGTGCTTTCCTTGAGCGCGTCGACCCGCGTCACGAGCGAACGCACCATATTCTCCGTGCTGCCGGTCTGGGTCAGCAGCTTGTCCAGATGGACCGTTCCCTGACGGCTCGCCGTCTGGACTTCCCGCGCCGAAGCGTCCATTTCGCGGTTGGCGGAGACGACGTTTTCCATCCGTTCGCCGATTCGCTCGGTCAACTCCGTGCTCTTCTCCGCTTCCTGCGCCAGGCTCGACGCTCCGTTCGCGATTTCTTCCGTCGCGATCGCGATCTCGCGGGCCGAAGACGCCGTCTGCTTCGAAGCGGTCTCCAGTTCGCCGGCCGTATCAAGCACCTGCTGCGCCGTATCCGTCGTCTGGCGAACGAGGTCGGTAATGCGGTCCATCATCTGGTTGAACGCGGTCGACAGTTCGCCGATCTCGTCTCTCGAACGGTAATCGGTGCGCACGCTCAGATTGCCTGTCGCGCCTTCCTGCATCAAGCCTTTGAGGTGGCCGAGCGGACGGCCGATCATACGGACCATCCAGATGCCGATCGCGATCGCCACGAGCACGGCCACCGCAACGAAAATCACGATCAGGATCAGGATGCCGGACGCGCCTTCGAGCAGCACTTTGACCGGAACCGTTCCGATCAGCTTCCAGCCGGAGGACTCCATCGTATTGTACGCGGCCAGCACCGTGGTGCCGAACTGCTTCGCTTCGAACTTGCCGCTCTCGCCGAGCTGGTCCTGGTCGAACACGTAAGTGCTCGGCTGGCCCGCCGATCCTTCCTTGTCGGAAGCGACGTTCGTGCCGTCGGCCGAGACGAGTTCGATATGGCTGCCTTCCCCGAACTGGACAGAGGCCAGCTGTTCTTCCAGCGTCTGGACGTCAAGCTGCAGGCCGATGACGAACTTCGCTCCGCTGCCGTTCGTCGTGGACATGAGCCGGACCAGCGAATAACTGCTGCGTTCGACGTCGGTCGGAATCCACTTCACGTTCGTCTTGCTCGTCGTCAGCTCTTTGTACCAGGCCGTGCCGCGGATTTCTTCCGCCGTCGGAAGGCGGTTGCCCGCCGTGAATAAATCGTTCGAGGCTTCGTCGGTCGACAGGAAGAAGACCGACTGCAGCCCGCTTGTGACGTTAACCTGATTGCTCAGCGATTCGTTGATCTCGCGATAAGCCTGCAAACGGTCGAAATCGCTCGTCGCCCGCTGCAAGTTGTTGATCGCGTCCTGAATTTCCGGATTGAAAAAGATCTGCGTCGACGAATCCATGTAGCGCTGCAAAATGATGTCCAGCTTCTCCGAAGTCTGGATAATCGTCTGCTCGTTGGCCGTCGCGGCGTTTGCCTTGATCGTGTCGCGGGCTTTGACGTACGAGAAAATGCCGAGCGAAGACACGAAGACGACCATGCTCACGAGGAAGATAAGAAACAGGCGAACGCCTACCGACTTGCCCGGATCGAGCACGCGCCAGTTTTTGAGCGCTCCGCCCATCGCGCTTCCCCACTCGCGCGCGGAACGTTTCGGCAGATTGGAACGGCCGCCTTTTTTCGAGCCGAGGCCGGGCAGCAGCCGCGCAGCCATACCCTTTAAAGCGTTCTCATTTCGTCCAGTACCTTCAGAACCATTTCTAAATGTCCCCGGAACGACCTTCGGCAGCTTTGGCTTTTTCTCCCGGACCTTTTTCGGTTCTTTATTTTTTCTCAAAAGGTTCAGCGAAGGTTTCCCTTTTCCTTCCGCTTGTCCGCTCTCCGATTCAAGGATCGGATTTCCCCCGTTATCCCCTTTTTTCTTCATCATACTCATGCTCCCACCCGCCAGTCTTTAGAATCAGCGCTGCAACACCGGAGTTTAGAAAGCGCTCTCTCACTTGCCTATGTACCTACTTTCTTCTTAAAAAGCCCGGGATTACAAAATGCTGGTTATCTCTATTATCGGCCCAAGCAAGCAAAATGAACAGCAAAATCAGTCTTTTTCCAAAAAAATTTGACATGAAAAGAAAACCCTTCAACTCCTTTGAAGGAATTGAAGGGTTTCCCAAGACCTACGACGTAAGTCTCCTACTTTTTGACGTTCTTTTTGCGCATCATGTCGAAATAACGCAGCGGACGCTCAACTTTGAACTTCACGCGCTGCATCGGATGGCGGGCCGCGTCGAGCTCATTGCCGTCCTCGTCCCAGATCGTGCCGACCGTTTGTTTGAAAAACGTGCCGCCGGGACCGAAAAATTCGATCTCCGTGCCGGGTTTGAAATGGTTGCGCTGCTGGATCGTCGCCATCTCCGTCGCTGCGTCGTAATCGAGCACGAGTCCGGCGAAGTCGTAAGGGACCGATTTTTGTTCCGGCTCGTAAATATGGTCTTCATGATCCGGCGTATCATAGAAGAAACCGGTATTGAGCGGACGGTTGGCAGCTTTGCCCAGCTCTTCCATCCACTCCGGCTTCAACACATAATGCTCCGGGTCAGCCATGTACGCGTCGATCGCCTGGCGATAGACGTTGATGACGGTCGCCACGTAATGGATCGACTTCATTCGGCCTTCGACCTTGAAGCTGTCGATGCCGACTTCGATCAGGTCGGGAATAGAACCCAGCATGCACAGGTCTTTGGAACCCATCGTGAACGCATTGTCTTCGGAACGGAACAGCGGACTGCCTTCGCCGGCTTCGGCCTGCTGTTCTTCGGAGACCCATTCGCCTTCAGCGGAAGGACTCTCGAACAGGTCGTATTTCCAGCGGCAGGACTGGCAGCAGCCGCCCCGGTTGGAATCGCGGTCGGTAAAATGGTTCGACAGGACGCAGCGCCCCGAATACGACGAACACATCGCGCCGTGTACAAACGATTCGATTTCGACGTCGACATGCTTTTTGATCTCGGCGATCTCTTCGAGACTTGTCTCGCGGCCCAGCACGACGCGCGGCAGTCCTTCTTCTTTCCAGAACTGCACCGCCTGCCAGTTCAGCGTCGACTGCTGCGTGCTCAGATGCACTTCGATACGCGGAGCCGCCGTTTTGGCCGTCTCCACGATGATCGGATCGGCCGTAATGATCGCGGCGATGCCCGCTTCCTGCAAATTGCGCAGGTATTCGGCGATGCCGTCCAGGTCTTCTTCATGCGCGTAAATATTCGTGGCGACGAACACTTTCGCGCCGTATTTGGCGGCGAACTCCACGCCTTCCTTCATTTCTTCGAAAGTGAAGTTGTCCGCGCCCGAGCGCAGGCCGTATTTCTGCCCGCCGATATAGACGGCATCCGCGCCGTAATGCACGGCGAACTTCAACTTTTCCAGATTGCCGGCCGGAGCCAGCAGCTCCGGTTTGTCCAGCCGGTACCGCTTGCCTTTGTGCTGCGGCTTGGCCTGAACCGGCGTTTGTGTCATTTCCACGATGCGATCCCCTTTCTCAATACACCTGTTCCTTATAGAAAAATCCGAACGACAGCTCGCGCTCCGGGTCCTGAAGCGCCCGAATCTCGTCCAGCCACGTCTCGTCGAACGCGTACCCGGCCGGATCTTCGGCGAACAAATCGATCGCCCGGCGATAGGCGCGGGCGGCCGCGACGTTGTACGCCGCGCTTTGCAGGATACCTTCGATCTTGAAGCTCTGCACGCCCGCCTCCATCAGCAGATGCAAATCTTCCAGAATGCAGATATCGCCCGAACTCATAATATGCGTGCCGTTCGCGTCTTCGTAGATCGGGAACCGTTCGTCGCGGCGTTCCGCTTCGATCAGGTACAGACCGCGGGTCAGACCGACGTTATCGTCTTCGACCGGCCGGCCCTGATTCGCCATGTAGCTGTGCACGAGGCTGCGCTTGGAATGATAAATGTTCGTCATCCCGTGCACCTGCACCTGGGCTTCCACTTCGAGCGACGGCATCATGCCGGTCACTTCGTCCATGTTCAGCTCGCGCGCGAGCACGACCCGGGTCGCCCCCCGGCGTCCCCAGTAGTTCGCCGTCCCGTGGTTGGTCGACGTCATCTCGGCGTTCCAGTGCAGCGGCAGTCCCGGCAGCAGGCTTCGGGCCTGCATAAGCACGGACGGATCGCCGAACTCGATGCCGTCCACGCCGAGCTCTCCCATACGCTTCAAGTACTCCGGCAGAAGCGGCAGCTTCTCGTTGTCCATCAGATTGTTGACGGCCGCGTAGATTTTGATACCGCGCGGATGCGCGAAGTTCACCGCTTCCCCGATCATCTCCGGCGTGAATTCCCCCGGCAGGCGCATGCCGTATCGTTCTTCCCCCAATAAAAAAGCGTCGCAGCCGGCTTCCGCCAGCGCCTTCAATTCATCCAGTGTGCCGCAAGTTGCCAACAGTTCGGGCTTTTTTCCCAAAACGGCCACTCCCTTCTTCGACTTCGTTTGCGCCGCGTCCTCTTGGCTTAGAGACGCGCGGCCTTTGTTGCGATGATGCGGAACTTTCGCTGCGTTCCATTCAAGCGAGCCCGGCCATGAAGCCTAGGCGGCTCGACGTCTTCCTTACGGAGTACCGCCGGCCTTGCTCGCTTCGATGTTTTGTTCGTGCTGCGCGAACGTCTCGGCAAACAGATGCTCGCCGGACCCGTCCTTTTTGGTTACGTAGAAGAAATAATCGGTCTTCTCCGGCTGCAGCGCGGCTTCGATCGACTTGAGGCTTGGCGCCGCGATCGGACCGGGCGGCAGGCCGTCGTATTTGTACGTGT
This genomic window contains:
- a CDS encoding peptidase U32 family protein translates to MGKKPELLATCGTLDELKALAEAGCDAFLLGEERYGMRLPGEFTPEMIGEAVNFAHPRGIKIYAAVNNLMDNEKLPLLPEYLKRMGELGVDGIEFGDPSVLMQARSLLPGLPLHWNAEMTSTNHGTANYWGRRGATRVVLARELNMDEVTGMMPSLEVEAQVQVHGMTNIYHSKRSLVHSYMANQGRPVEDDNVGLTRGLYLIEAERRDERFPIYEDANGTHIMSSGDICILEDLHLLMEAGVQSFKIEGILQSAAYNVAAARAYRRAIDLFAEDPAGYAFDETWLDEIRALQDPERELSFGFFYKEQVY